The Pandoraea vervacti DNA window TCGAAGCGATTACCGGTCGGGCAGTTTCCGAGCGGTGGCAGGGCGCGCTGCAACGAGTGGGCATCGTTTGCATCCTTGCGCTCTCTGCCGTAGCACTTTTCAATGACCTGTCGAAGTTGCTGCACTAGGACAGCGTCACGTGCCTGCCGGTCGCAGGCAAATCCGAGTTTTTACGATTCAATTGTTTCTTGGGGAAGCAAGTTGTCGAATAAATACCACCTTGTTCCGAAGACCCTGGTGATTGCGGTTCTGGCGGCACACAGTTTCCTGGCACGCGCCGTCGAGCCGTTCGTGGTCAAGGATATCCGAGTGGAGGGCTTGCAGCGCATTGAACCCGGTACCGTGTTCTCGTACCTGCCGGTCAAACCGGGTGACAAGTTCAACGACGATAAGGGTACCGAAGCAATTCGTGCCCTTTATGCCACGGGTCTGTTCTCGGACGTGAGCGTTGAAGCGCAGGGCAGCGTGCTGGTGGTTCACGTCAACGAGCGTCCCGCAATTGCTTCCATCGACTTCCTCGGCATCAAGGAATTCGACAAAGACGGTCTCAAGAAGGCGCTGCGCTCGGTCGGCCTGACCGAAGGCCGCACGTTCGACCGCAACCTGCTCGACAAATCGGAGCAGGAACTCAAGCGTCAATATCTCACGCGCGGTTACTACGCTGCCGAGGTGAAGACGACGGTCACGCCGCTCGAACGCAACCGTGTGGGCATCCAGTTTGCGGTGACGGAAGGCCCGAAGGCCACCATCCAGCAGATCAATTTCGTTGGCAACAAGGCGTTCTCCTCGTCGGACCTGATGTCCGAGATGGAACTGGGTACGCCGAACTGGCTGTCCTGGTATTCGAAGAACGATCTGTATTCCAAGGACAAGCTCACGGGCGACCTGGAAAAGCTTCGCTCGTTCTACTTGAATCGCGGTTATCTGGAATTCAACATCGACTCCACCGACGTTTCGATCACGCCGGACAAGGACGAGATGTTCCTCACCATCAATCTGCACGAAGGCGAGCCCTACAAAGTGTCGGATGTGAAGCTTTCGGGCGAAATGCTCGGCAAGCAGGATGACATCCAGAAACTTGTGCAACTGAAGGCGGGCGATACGTTCTCGGCAGCCAAGCTGCAAGCGAGTACCAAAGCCATTTCGGATTTGCTCGGCAACTACGGTTTTGCGTTCGCGAACGTGAATGCGCAACCGACGATCGACCGCAACAACCACACCGTCGCGCTGACGATGACGATCGATCCGGGTCGTCGCGTGTATGTCCGCAAGATCAATATCGTGGGCAACTCGCGTACGCGTGACGAAGTGATTCGTCGTGAATTGCGTCAGCTCGAAAGCTCGTGGTACGACGCGGACCGTCTCAAGCTCTCGCAGGACCGTATCAACCGACTGGGCTACTTCACCGACGTCAACGTGACCACCGAGCCGG harbors:
- the bamA gene encoding outer membrane protein assembly factor BamA yields the protein MSNKYHLVPKTLVIAVLAAHSFLARAVEPFVVKDIRVEGLQRIEPGTVFSYLPVKPGDKFNDDKGTEAIRALYATGLFSDVSVEAQGSVLVVHVNERPAIASIDFLGIKEFDKDGLKKALRSVGLTEGRTFDRNLLDKSEQELKRQYLTRGYYAAEVKTTVTPLERNRVGIQFAVTEGPKATIQQINFVGNKAFSSSDLMSEMELGTPNWLSWYSKNDLYSKDKLTGDLEKLRSFYLNRGYLEFNIDSTDVSITPDKDEMFLTINLHEGEPYKVSDVKLSGEMLGKQDDIQKLVQLKAGDTFSAAKLQASTKAISDLLGNYGFAFANVNAQPTIDRNNHTVALTMTIDPGRRVYVRKINIVGNSRTRDEVIRRELRQLESSWYDADRLKLSQDRINRLGYFTDVNVTTEPVAGSNDQVDLQVKVEEKPTGTINVGAGFSSTDKVVLQAGISQDNVFGSGTSLSVNVNTGKTYRTLAVTQVDPYFTVDGVSRITDIYYRTYQPLLLTSDSDFRINTLGGNLKFGVPFSEVDTVFFGLGFEQTRLHLTTDGTTPQRYVDYAKQFGYVSNNYPLTVGWSRDSRDSALIPNRGHYQQANLEVGTPIGTTKYFRAYYQHQYYYPVSRGFTLALNGEVGYGHGLGGQPFPIFKNYFAGGIGSVRGYEPSSLGPRDTNGEPLGGASKLIGNIELTFPLPGTGYDRTLRIFTFLDGGNVFDNGQAITFNNLRYSYGFGLSWISPIGPLKLSMGFPLVKKTGDQYQKFQFQVGTSF